The Nitrosopumilus cobalaminigenes genome contains a region encoding:
- a CDS encoding fibronectin type III domain-containing protein, translating into MNKLQTMGTIIGIVVGLTVAANVILTNLPEEPDPISNLSAINNKGEIRITWQSPASDGGSPITDYIIEYKRSSDSTFSIYNDGVGSSTSVTLTGLTKGSSYDFRVMAENEVGQSPESKIVSTIPMVIPFKITTLQISSDSTNVFLSWAAPYDGGSPITDYIIEYKRSSDSTFSIYNDGVGSSTGATLTGLTKGSSYDFIVMAENEVGQSPESKIVSTILEGQPDKIRNVRALLTENGQISLSWAAPYDGGSPITDYIIEYKRSSDSTFSIYNDGKNNKTNSMLSGLENGVSYDFKVTAVNKLGQGPNSDITDMTPLTKPHKISNLNAISENGQISLSWAAPYDGGSPITDYIIEYKRSSDESFSIYNNGGGSSTVVLLNGLAKNVLYYFQVSAVNEIGQGIKSEIISSEIESFISPIAKISLSSNTFITGQNIAFSASESDDEDGEIITYNWDFCGISKSGEAVTHKTFTNEVIIVTLTVIDDVGLIGEDQVAIKIYDGVSENPPPLERIAICSDGLFDTFNNPIQQIDVGEYVKFAGDITTNMNTEHSAAMLIQMQNENGVTKNLTPYMVNLIPGEIEYFEIGWIPEEQGEYDLTFFVWESIDNPTAMYPPKSYTLTVK; encoded by the coding sequence TTGAATAAACTCCAAACCATGGGAACCATCATAGGTATTGTTGTAGGTCTTACAGTTGCAGCAAATGTAATTTTAACAAATTTACCTGAAGAGCCAGATCCTATTTCCAATCTAAGTGCAATCAATAACAAGGGAGAAATTAGAATAACATGGCAATCACCAGCATCAGATGGAGGTTCACCAATTACGGACTACATAATAGAATACAAAAGAAGCTCCGATAGCACATTTAGTATTTACAACGACGGGGTTGGATCTTCAACTAGTGTAACTTTAACTGGATTGACAAAAGGTTCATCATATGACTTTAGAGTAATGGCAGAAAATGAAGTAGGGCAAAGTCCAGAATCAAAAATAGTTTCTACAATTCCCATGGTTATTCCATTTAAAATTACCACTTTACAAATATCATCAGACAGTACAAATGTTTTCTTATCATGGGCAGCTCCATATGACGGGGGTTCACCAATTACGGACTACATAATAGAATACAAAAGAAGCTCCGATAGCACATTTAGTATTTACAACGACGGGGTTGGATCTTCAACTGGTGCTACTTTAACTGGATTGACAAAAGGTTCATCATATGACTTTATAGTAATGGCAGAAAATGAAGTAGGGCAAAGTCCAGAATCAAAAATAGTTTCTACAATTCTAGAAGGACAGCCAGATAAAATAAGAAATGTAAGAGCACTTTTAACTGAAAATGGACAAATTTCATTATCATGGGCAGCTCCATATGACGGGGGTTCGCCAATTACGGACTACATAATAGAATACAAAAGAAGCTCCGATAGCACATTTAGTATTTACAACGATGGTAAAAATAATAAAACAAATTCCATGTTATCCGGTTTAGAAAACGGAGTTTCTTATGATTTTAAAGTCACGGCTGTAAACAAGTTAGGACAGGGCCCCAATTCAGACATTACAGATATGACACCATTAACTAAACCTCACAAAATAAGCAATCTCAATGCTATTTCCGAAAATGGACAAATTTCATTATCATGGGCAGCTCCATATGACGGGGGTTCACCAATTACGGACTACATAATAGAATACAAAAGAAGCTCTGATGAGTCCTTCAGTATTTACAACAATGGTGGGGGATCTTCAACAGTGGTTTTGTTAAACGGTTTAGCAAAAAATGTATTATATTATTTTCAAGTTTCAGCCGTTAATGAAATAGGGCAAGGAATAAAATCTGAAATTATTTCTTCTGAAATTGAATCCTTTATCAGTCCAATAGCAAAAATAAGCTTATCCTCCAATACTTTCATTACTGGACAAAATATTGCTTTTTCAGCATCAGAATCAGATGATGAAGATGGTGAAATAATCACATACAATTGGGATTTTTGTGGAATATCAAAATCAGGGGAGGCCGTAACTCATAAGACGTTTACTAATGAGGTAATCATAGTCACGTTGACTGTCATTGATGATGTAGGATTAATTGGAGAAGATCAAGTGGCGATAAAAATATACGACGGAGTATCAGAAAATCCCCCCCCATTAGAAAGAATAGCTATATGCAGTGATGGACTGTTTGATACTTTTAACAATCCCATTCAACAAATTGATGTAGGAGAATATGTAAAATTTGCAGGAGATATCACTACAAATATGAATACAGAACACTCTGCTGCTATGTTAATACAAATGCAAAATGAAAATGGAGTTACAAAGAATCTTACTCCATATATGGTAAACTTAATTCCTGGAGAAATAGAATATTTTGAAATTGGTTGGATTCCAGAAGAACAGGGAGAATATGATTTAACTTTTTTCGTTTGGGAAAGCATTGATAACCCTACAGCCATGTATCCGCCTAAAAGCTATACATTAACAGTAAAATAA
- a CDS encoding two-component system sensor histidine kinase NtrB has product MTMGISSSFKKLNLDISNFDEIFSDHSIVAVTDPQGTIIYANKKFCELSKYTEDELLGQNHRILKSDEHSDEFFTKMWDVISSGKVWEGEIKNRAKDGSFYWLKSTIIPVNDSNGNIQNFVAIRTDITKEKEIQTKLLEMEEQLVKQNEDLVSKVESKSNDLVKSERLATIGTMASRVAHDLKNPLTIMHTYAEMLTPEILSKLESKDKEKWFRMQNSIFDMNRIIEDVLDFARTTEIKKKSTSFLSVLKLAMNHVKSSYGITINLPEKDFTINCDPRKIEGVLSNIINNAVQALDGQGEIDIEISSDSEFLTVQIKDSGPGISEDNLGKIFEPMFTTKTTGTGLGLVICKSIIEQHGGIISVSNKPTTFTITLPF; this is encoded by the coding sequence ATGACAATGGGTATTTCATCTTCTTTCAAAAAACTAAATCTTGATATTTCAAACTTTGATGAAATTTTCTCTGATCATTCTATTGTTGCAGTTACAGATCCTCAAGGTACTATAATTTATGCAAATAAAAAATTCTGTGAATTATCAAAATATACTGAAGATGAACTTTTGGGACAAAACCATAGAATTTTAAAATCTGATGAACACTCTGATGAATTCTTTACAAAAATGTGGGATGTTATATCTTCTGGAAAAGTTTGGGAAGGTGAAATTAAAAACCGTGCAAAGGATGGTTCATTTTATTGGTTAAAATCTACAATTATCCCTGTTAATGATTCCAATGGAAACATACAAAATTTTGTTGCAATAAGAACTGATATTACAAAAGAAAAAGAAATTCAAACAAAACTCTTGGAAATGGAAGAACAACTAGTAAAACAAAATGAAGATTTGGTATCTAAAGTAGAAAGTAAAAGTAATGATTTGGTAAAATCTGAACGATTGGCAACAATCGGTACCATGGCAAGTAGAGTAGCACATGATTTAAAAAATCCTTTAACAATAATGCATACTTATGCTGAAATGCTAACTCCTGAAATCCTTTCAAAACTAGAATCCAAAGATAAAGAAAAATGGTTTAGAATGCAAAATTCTATTTTTGATATGAATAGAATTATTGAAGATGTTTTAGATTTTGCAAGAACTACTGAAATCAAAAAGAAGTCCACTTCATTTTTGAGTGTATTGAAATTGGCTATGAATCATGTAAAATCATCATATGGAATCACCATTAACTTGCCTGAAAAAGATTTCACCATTAACTGTGATCCGAGAAAAATTGAAGGTGTATTGTCTAATATCATCAATAATGCAGTTCAAGCTTTAGATGGACAAGGGGAAATTGATATTGAAATCTCCTCAGACTCTGAATTCCTAACTGTTCAAATCAAAGATTCTGGGCCTGGCATATCTGAGGATAATTTGGGAAAAATCTTTGAACCTATGTTCACTACTAAAACTACTGGTACCGGTTTAGGACTGGTTATCTGTAAAAGTATTATCGAACAACATGGTGGTATAATATCAGTAAGCAACAAGCCTACCACTTTTACGATTACCTTGCCTTTCTAG